A region from the Hippoglossus hippoglossus isolate fHipHip1 chromosome 16, fHipHip1.pri, whole genome shotgun sequence genome encodes:
- the LOC117776994 gene encoding trypsin-2-like, with amino-acid sequence MIGLIVLALLGAAAAAPMDDKIVGGYECTQHSQPWQVSLNIGYHYCGGSLINDRWIASAAHCWQNPYSQIAVLGDHHIWMNEGTEQYMSVDAIYWHENYDYTTLDYDIMLMRLAQPVTVNEYVRPVALPKACPAAGDMCTVSGWGNIYTDQVFNPFNLQCVNVPIMSHMDCEGSYPGKITDRMVCAGYLEGGKDACQGDSGGPLVCNGELHGIVSWGQGCAQPNFPGVYTKVCSLLPWINNILTTYS; translated from the exons ATGATTGGTCTGATTGTTCTCGCGCTCCTGGGAGCTGCAG CTGCAGCCCCTATGGACGACAAGATCGTAGGCGGCTACGAGTGCACCCAACACTCCCAACCCTGGCAGGTGTCTCTCAATATCGGCTACCATTACTGTGGCGGCTCCCTCATCAACGACCGCTGGATCGCCTCCGCTGCGCACTGCTGGCAAAA CCCCTACTCCCAGATTGCAGTCTTGGGTGACCACCACATCTGGATGAACGAGGGCACGGAGCAGTACATGTCGGTGGACGCCATCTATTGGCACGAAAACTACGACTACACCACCCTGGACTATGACATCATGCTGATGAGGTTGGCTCAGCCCGTCACCGTGAACGAATACGTCAGGCCCGTCGCCCTGCCCAAAGCCTGCCCCGCGGCCGGGGACATGTGCACGGTGTCCGGATGGGGCAACATCTACACTGATCAAG TGTTCAACCCATTCAACCTCCAGTGTGTGAACGTCCCCATTATGTCCCACATGGACTGTGAAGGCTCCTACCCCGGCAAGATCACCGACCGCATGGTGTGCGCTGGATACCTGGAGGGAGGCAAAGATGCTTGTCAG GGGGACTCCGGTGGTCCTCTGGTGTGTAATGGCGAGCTGCATGGTATCGTCTCTTGGGGCCAAGGCTGCGCTCAGCCCAACTTCCCGGGCGTTTACACCAAAGTCTGCTCTCTGTTGCCCTGGATCAACAACATTCTCACCACATACAGCTAG
- the LOC117776996 gene encoding trypsin-1-like: MRSLVFVLLIGAAFATEDDKIVGGYECKPYSQPHQVSLNSGYHFCGGSLVNENWVVSAAHCYKSRVEVRMGEHNLRVNEGTEQYISSARVIRHPNYSSYNINNDIMLIKLSKPATINQKVKPVALPTSCAPAGTMCTVSGWGDTMSSTDSNRLQCLDLPILSDRDCDNSYPGMITDAMFCAGYLEGGKDSCQGDSGGPVVCNGELQGVVSWGYGCAERGNPGVYAKVCLFNDWLTSTMSSY; the protein is encoded by the exons ATGAGGTCTCTTGTCTTTGTTCTGCTCATCGGAGCTGCTT TTGCCACGGAGGACGACAAGATCGTCGGAGGGTATGAGTGCAAGCCCTACTCCCAGCCCCATCAGGTGTCTCTGAACTCTGGCTACCACTTCTGTGGAGGCTCCCTGGTCAACGAGAACTGGGTtgtgtctgctgctcactgctACAAGTC CCGTGTGGAGGTGCGTATGGGCGAGCACAACCTCAGGGTCAATGAGGGAACCGAGCAGTACATCAGCTCCGCCCGTGTCATCCGCCACCCCAACTACAGCTCCTACAACATCAACAACGACATCATGCTCATCAAGCTGAGCAAGCCCGCCACCATCAACCAGAAGGTGAAGCCTGTGGCTCTGCCCACCAGCTGTGCCCCCGCTGGCACCATGTGCACAGTCTCTGGATGGGGAGACACCATGAGCTCCA CTGACAGTAACAGGCTGCAGTGCCTGGATCTCCCCATCCTGTCTGACAGGGACTGTGATAACTCCTACCCTGGCATGATCACCGATGCCATGTTCTGCGCTGGATAcctggagggaggaaaggacTCTTGCCAG gGTGACTCCGGTGGCCCCGTCGTGTGCAACGGTGAGCTGCAGGGTGTTGTGTCCTGGGGCTACGGATGTGCTGAGAGGGGTAATCCTGGTGTCTACGCCAAG GTCTGCCTCTTCAACGACTGGCTGACGAGCACCATGAGCAGCTATTAA
- the LOC117777000 gene encoding trypsin-1, producing the protein MRSLVFVLLIGAAFATEDDKIVGGYECKPYSQPHQVSLNSGYHFCGGSLVNENWVVSAAHCYKSRVEVRMGEHNLRVNEGTEQYISSARVIRHPNYSSYNINNDIMLIKLSKPATINQKVKPVALPTSCAPAGTMCTVSGWGDTMSSTDSNKLQCLDLPILSDRDCDNSYPGMITDAMFCAGYLEGGKDSCQGDSGGPVVCNGELQGVVSWGYGCAERGNPGVYAKVCLFNDWLTSTMSSY; encoded by the exons ATGAGGTCTCTTGTCTTTGTTCTGCTCATCGGAGCTGCTT TTGCCACGGAGGACGACAAGATCGTCGGAGGGTATGAGTGCAAGCCCTACTCCCAGCCCCATCAGGTGTCTCTGAACTCTGGCTACCACTTCTGTGGAGGCTCCCTGGTCAACGAGAACTGGGTtgtgtctgctgctcactgctACAAGTC ccgtGTGGAGGTGCGTATGGGCGAGCACAACCTCAGGGTCAATGAGGGAACCGAGCAGTACATCAGCTCCGCCCGTGTCATCCGCCACCCCAACTACAGCTCCTACAACATCAACAACGACATCATGCTCATCAAGCTGAGCAAGCCCGCCACCATCAACCAGAAGGTGAAGCCTGTGGCTCTGCCCACCAGCTGTGCCCCCGCTGGCACCATGTGCACAGTCTCTGGATGGGGAGACACCATGAGCTCCA CTGACAGTAACAAGCTGCAGTGCCTGGATCTCCCCATCCTGTCTGACAGGGACTGTGATAACTCCTACCCTGGCATGATCACCGATGCCATGTTCTGCGCTGGATAcctggagggaggaaaggacTCTTGCCAG gGTGACTCCGGTGGCCCCGTCGTGTGCAACGGTGAGCTGCAGGGTGTTGTGTCCTGGGGCTACGGATGTGCTGAGAGGGGTAATCCTGGTGTCTACGCCAAG GTCTGCCTCTTCAACGACTGGCTGACGAGCACCATGAGCAGCTATTAA
- the LOC117777003 gene encoding trypsin-1: MRSLVFVLLIGAAFATEDDKIVGGYECKPYSQPHQVSLNSGYHFCGGSLVNENWVVSAAHCYKSRVEVRMGEHNLRVNEGTEQYISSARVIRHPNYSSYNINNDIMLIKLSKPATINQKVKPVALPTSCAPAGTMCTVSGWGDTMSSTDSNKLQCLDLPILSDRDCDNSYPGMITDAMFCAGYLEGGKDSCQGDSGGPVVCNGELQGVVSWGYGCAERGNPGVYAKVCLFNDWLTSTMSSY, translated from the exons ATGAGGTCTCTTGTCTTCGTTCTGCTCATCGGAGCTGCTT TTGCCACGGAGGACGACAAGATCGTCGGAGGGTATGAGTGCAAGCCCTACTCCCAGCCCCATCAGGTGTCTCTGAACTCTGGCTACCACTTCTGTGGAGGCTCCCTGGTCAACGAGAACTGGGTtgtgtctgctgctcactgctACAAGTC ccgtGTGGAGGTGCGTATGGGCGAGCACAACCTCAGGGTCAATGAGGGAACCGAGCAGTACATCAGCTCCGCCCGTGTCATCCGCCACCCCAACTACAGCTCCTACAACATCAACAACGACATCATGCTCATCAAGCTGAGCAAGCCCGCCACCATCAACCAGAAGGTGAAGCCTGTGGCTCTGCCCACCAGCTGTGCCCCCGCTGGCACCATGTGCACAGTCTCTGGATGGGGAGACACCATGAGCTCCA CTGACAGTAACAAGCTGCAGTGCCTGGATCTCCCCATCCTGTCTGACAGGGACTGTGATAACTCCTACCCTGGCATGATCACCGATGCCATGTTCTGCGCTGGATAcctggagggaggaaaggacTCTTGCCAG gGTGACTCCGGTGGCCCCGTCGTGTGCAACGGTGAGCTGCAGGGTGTTGTGTCCTGGGGCTACGGATGTGCTGAGAGGGGTAATCCTGGTGTCTACGCCAAG GTCTGCCTCTTCAACGACTGGCTGACGAGCACCATGAGCAGCTATTAA
- the LOC117777002 gene encoding trypsin-1-like, producing the protein MRSLVFVLLIGAAFATEDDKIVGGYECKPYSQPHQVSLNSGYHFCGGSLVNENWVVSAAHCYKSRVEVRMGEHNLRVNEGTEQYISSARVFRHPNYSSYNINNDIMLIKLSKPATINQKVKPVALPTSCAPAGTMCTVSGWGDTMSSTDSNRLQCLDLPILSDRDCDNSYPGMITDAMFCAGYLEGGKDSCQGDSGGPVVCNGELQGVVSWGYGCAERGNPGVYAKVCLFNDWLTSTMSSY; encoded by the exons ATGAGGTCTCTTGTCTTCGTTCTGCTCATCGGAGCTGCTT TTGCCACGGAGGACGACAAGATCGTCGGAGGGTATGAGTGCAAGCCCTACTCCCAGCCCCATCAGGTGTCTCTGAACTCTGGCTACCACTTCTGTGGAGGCTCCCTGGTCAACGAGAACTGGGTtgtgtctgctgctcactgctACAAGTC ccgtGTGGAGGTGCGTATGGGCGAGCACAACCTCAGGGTCAATGAGGGAACCGAGCAGTACATCAGCTCCGCCCGTGTCTTCCGCCACCCCAACTACAGCTCCTACAACATCAACAACGACATCATGCTCATCAAGCTGAGCAAGCCCGCCACCATCAACCAGAAGGTGAAGCCTGTGGCTCTGCCCACCAGCTGTGCCCCCGCTGGCACCATGTGCACAGTCTCTGGATGGGGAGACACCATGAGCTCCA CTGACAGTAACAGGCTGCAGTGCCTGGATCTCCCCATCCTGTCTGACAGGGACTGTGATAACTCCTACCCTGGCATGATCACCGATGCCATGTTCTGCGCTGGATAcctggagggaggaaaggacTCTTGCCAG gGTGACTCCGGTGGCCCCGTCGTGTGCAACGGTGAGCTGCAGGGTGTTGTGTCCTGGGGCTACGGATGTGCTGAGAGGGGTAATCCTGGTGTCTACGCCAAG GTCTGCCTCTTCAACGACTGGCTGACGAGCACCATGAGCAGCTATTAA
- the LOC117776997 gene encoding trypsin-1-like codes for MRSLVFVLLIGAAFATEDDKIVGGYECKPYSQPHQVSLNSGYHFCGGSLVNENWVVSAAHCYKSRVEVRMGEHNLRVNEGTEQYISSARVIRHPNYSSYNINNDIMLIKLSKPATINQKVKPVALPTSCAPAGTMCTVSGWGDTMSSTDSNRLQCLDLPILSDRDCDNSYPGMITDAMFCAGYLEGGKDSCQGDSGGPVVCNGELQGVVSWGYGCAERGNPGVYAKVCLFNDWLTSTMSSY; via the exons ATGAGGTCTCTTGTCTTCGTTCTGCTCATCGGAGCTGCTT TTGCCACGGAGGACGACAAGATCGTCGGAGGGTATGAGTGCAAGCCCTACTCCCAGCCCCATCAGGTGTCTCTGAACTCTGGCTACCACTTCTGTGGAGGCTCCCTGGTCAACGAGAACTGGGTtgtgtctgctgctcactgctACAAGTC CCGTGTGGAGGTGCGTATGGGCGAGCACAACCTCAGGGTCAATGAGGGAACCGAGCAGTACATCAGCTCCGCCCGTGTCATCCGCCACCCCAACTACAGCTCCTACAACATCAACAACGACATCATGCTCATCAAGCTGAGCAAGCCCGCCACCATCAACCAGAAGGTGAAGCCTGTGGCTCTGCCCACCAGCTGTGCCCCCGCTGGCACCATGTGCACAGTCTCTGGATGGGGAGACACCATGAGCTCCA CTGACAGTAACAGGCTGCAGTGCCTGGATCTCCCCATCCTGTCTGACAGGGACTGTGATAACTCCTACCCTGGCATGATCACCGATGCCATGTTCTGCGCTGGATAcctggagggaggaaaggacTCTTGCCAG gGTGACTCCGGTGGCCCCGTCGTGTGCAACGGTGAGCTGCAGGGTGTTGTGTCCTGGGGCTACGGATGTGCTGAGAGGGGTAATCCTGGTGTCTACGCCAAG GTCTGCCTCTTCAACGACTGGCTGACGAGCACCATGAGCAGCTATTAA
- the LOC117777004 gene encoding trypsin-1-like isoform X2 has protein sequence MRALVFVLLVGAVFATDDDKIVGGYECTPHSQPHQVSLNSGYHFCGGSLVNENWVVSAAHCFKPKMDIVLGDHNRWFMDGNEQIIPATHVIPHPDYNSWLIDNDIMLIKLSKPPTINQYVRPVALPTSCAPAGTMCTVSGWGVTMSSCDNRLQCLDIPILSDEDCDNSYPGMLTEAMFCAGSLEGGKDSCQGDSGGPFVCNGELQGVVSWGFGCAEKNHPGVYAKTCVLTEWLQRTMAAS, from the exons ATGAGAGCTCTGGTGTTTGTGCTGCTCgtaggagctgtgt ttGCCACAGACGATGACAAAATTGTTGGAGGGTATGAGTGCACGCCTCATTCCCAGCCCCATCAGGTGTCTCTGAACTCCGGCTACCACTTCTGTGGAGGCTCCCTGGTCAACGAGAACTGGGTGGTGTCAGCCGCTCACTGCTTCAAACC CAAAATGGACATCGTCCTCGGTGATCACAACCGCTGGTTCATGGATGGCAATGAACAGATCATCCCCGCTACCCATGTGATTCCTCACCCCGACTACAACTCATGGCTTATTGACAATGACATCATGCTGATCAAGCTTAGCAAGCCCCCCACCATCAACCAGTACGTGCGGCCTGTGGCTCTGCCCACTAGTTGTGCCCCTGCTGGCACCATGTGCACAGTCTCTGGCTGGGGTGTCACCATGAGCTCCTGTGA TAACAGGCTGCAGTGCCTGGACATCCCTATCCTGTCCGATGAGGACTGTGACAACTCCTACCCCGGGATGCTCACTGAGGCCATGTTCTGTGCTGGATCCCTGGAGGGAGGCAAGGACTCCTGCCAG GGTGACTCTGGCGGTCCTTTTGTGTGTAATGGGGAGCTGCAGGGGGTTGTGTCCTGGGGCTTTGGATGTGCAGAGAAGAACCACCCCGGTGTATATGCCAAG ACCTGCGTTCTCACAGAGTGGCTGCAGAGGACCATGGCTGCCTCCTGA
- the LOC117777004 gene encoding trypsin-1-like isoform X1 — translation MRALVFVLLVGAVFATDDDKIVGGYECTPHSQPHQVSLNSGYHFCGGSLVNENWVVSAAHCFKPKMDIVLGDHNRWFMDGNEQIIPATHVIPHPDYNSWLIDNDIMLIKLSKPPTINQYVRPVALPTSCAPAGTMCTVSGWGVTMSSSVDSNRLQCLDIPILSDEDCDNSYPGMLTEAMFCAGSLEGGKDSCQGDSGGPFVCNGELQGVVSWGFGCAEKNHPGVYAKTCVLTEWLQRTMAAS, via the exons ATGAGAGCTCTGGTGTTTGTGCTGCTCgtaggagctgtgt ttGCCACAGACGATGACAAAATTGTTGGAGGGTATGAGTGCACGCCTCATTCCCAGCCCCATCAGGTGTCTCTGAACTCCGGCTACCACTTCTGTGGAGGCTCCCTGGTCAACGAGAACTGGGTGGTGTCAGCCGCTCACTGCTTCAAACC CAAAATGGACATCGTCCTCGGTGATCACAACCGCTGGTTCATGGATGGCAATGAACAGATCATCCCCGCTACCCATGTGATTCCTCACCCCGACTACAACTCATGGCTTATTGACAATGACATCATGCTGATCAAGCTTAGCAAGCCCCCCACCATCAACCAGTACGTGCGGCCTGTGGCTCTGCCCACTAGTTGTGCCCCTGCTGGCACCATGTGCACAGTCTCTGGCTGGGGTGTCACCATGAGCTCCT CTGTTGACAGTAACAGGCTGCAGTGCCTGGACATCCCTATCCTGTCCGATGAGGACTGTGACAACTCCTACCCCGGGATGCTCACTGAGGCCATGTTCTGTGCTGGATCCCTGGAGGGAGGCAAGGACTCCTGCCAG GGTGACTCTGGCGGTCCTTTTGTGTGTAATGGGGAGCTGCAGGGGGTTGTGTCCTGGGGCTTTGGATGTGCAGAGAAGAACCACCCCGGTGTATATGCCAAG ACCTGCGTTCTCACAGAGTGGCTGCAGAGGACCATGGCTGCCTCCTGA
- the mrpl17 gene encoding 39S ribosomal protein L17, mitochondrial, giving the protein MRLTLQTLISHGRMARKMGLGPESRINMLRNILTGLVRHERIETTRARADEVRFYAEKLVDYAKKGDTDDKAMKMASFWLTEKDLVPKLFKVLAPRFETQSKAYTRMAQIPNRQNMDRAKMAVLEFKGNPFPPLYPANKENELTLINQLLKGYREERAQELAAKS; this is encoded by the exons ATGCGCCTCACGCTGCAGACGCTGATCTCCCACGGCCGGATGGCCCGGAAGATGGGCCTGGGGCCAGAGTCCCGCATCAACATGCTGCGGAACATTCTGACGGGACTGGTCCGACACGAGAGGATCGAAACCACGCGGGCCCGAGCCGACGAGGTCCGCTTCTACGCCGAGAAG ctggTGGACTATGCCAAAAAGGGAGACACTGATGACAAGGCAATGAAAATGGCCAGTTTTTGGCTGACG GAGAAGGATCTGGTCCCAAAGCTCTTCAAGGTCCTGGCCCCACGGTTTGAGACTCAGTCGAAAGCTTACACACGGATGGCGCAAATCCCCAACAGACAGAACATGGACAGAGCTAAGATGGCCGTCTTGGAGTTCAAGGGCAaccccttccctcctctctaCCCAGCGAATAAGGAGAATGAACTGACGCTCATCAACCAGCTGCTCAAAGGctacagagaggagagggcacAAGAGTTGGCTGCAAAATCATAA